A single region of the Microbulbifer sp. MKSA007 genome encodes:
- a CDS encoding 3-deoxy-7-phosphoheptulonate synthase class II, translating into MEVELGVPVPESPTQIWTPQSWRNFTAHQQPQYTSAEDVAQVAKQLSGHPPLVFAAEARELRRQLAQVAEGKAFLLQGGDCAESFADFNANRIRDTFKVLLQMAVVLTFAGNLPVVKVARMAGQYAKPRSANTETVNGVELPSYRGDIINGIDFTAEARIPDPQRMVTAYNQSAATLNLLRAFAQGGLADLHQVHKWNLSFLKNNPQREKYAQLAERLQEALEFMAVCGVTSENSPAIRETSLYTSHEALLLEYEQALTRTDSLTGKWYDCSAHMLWIGERTRQLDGAHVEFLSGVCNPIGVKVGPKMQPDELLRLIDKLNPENDAGRLTLITRMGADTLGEKLPALVRAIQAEGRSVVWSTDPMHGNTVKAGNGYKTRDFEKILREIRDFFSVHWAEGSHPGGIHLEMTGQHVTECTGGAWKISEADLASCYRTQCDPRLNADQVLELAFCVSEWLRAGRIA; encoded by the coding sequence ATGGAAGTTGAGCTAGGAGTCCCAGTGCCCGAATCCCCCACCCAAATTTGGACCCCCCAGAGCTGGCGAAACTTCACCGCACATCAACAGCCCCAATACACGTCTGCCGAAGATGTTGCCCAGGTGGCTAAACAGCTCTCTGGTCATCCGCCCCTGGTTTTTGCGGCAGAGGCTCGCGAGCTGCGCCGTCAGCTGGCTCAGGTTGCCGAGGGGAAAGCCTTCCTTTTGCAGGGCGGTGATTGTGCTGAATCTTTTGCCGATTTTAATGCAAACCGCATTCGCGATACTTTCAAGGTATTGTTGCAGATGGCTGTCGTGCTCACCTTTGCCGGTAACCTGCCGGTGGTGAAAGTTGCGAGAATGGCCGGCCAATATGCCAAACCCCGTTCAGCAAATACCGAGACGGTGAACGGAGTAGAACTGCCCAGCTACCGTGGCGATATTATCAACGGCATTGATTTTACCGCTGAAGCGCGCATACCTGACCCTCAGCGGATGGTAACTGCTTATAACCAATCGGCAGCCACCCTGAACCTACTGCGAGCTTTCGCCCAGGGGGGATTGGCCGATCTGCATCAGGTGCACAAATGGAATCTCAGCTTCCTGAAAAATAACCCTCAGCGGGAAAAGTATGCCCAGCTGGCGGAACGCCTTCAGGAAGCTTTAGAGTTTATGGCGGTATGTGGTGTTACCTCAGAGAACTCTCCCGCAATTCGTGAGACTTCACTCTATACCTCTCATGAGGCGCTATTACTTGAATACGAGCAAGCGCTGACAAGAACCGATAGCCTTACTGGCAAATGGTATGACTGCTCCGCACATATGCTGTGGATTGGTGAACGCACTCGGCAACTGGATGGCGCTCATGTGGAGTTTCTCTCCGGTGTTTGTAACCCGATTGGGGTGAAAGTTGGTCCAAAGATGCAACCGGATGAGCTGCTGCGTTTGATCGATAAGCTCAACCCCGAGAACGATGCAGGTCGCCTTACACTGATTACCCGTATGGGCGCCGATACTTTGGGAGAAAAATTGCCTGCATTGGTGCGCGCCATTCAAGCGGAGGGGCGCTCGGTGGTATGGAGCACTGATCCCATGCATGGCAATACCGTTAAAGCGGGTAACGGCTATAAAACTCGCGATTTTGAAAAAATCCTGCGGGAAATTCGCGACTTTTTCTCGGTACACTGGGCCGAGGGAAGCCATCCCGGCGGTATCCATCTGGAAATGACCGGGCAGCATGTCACTGAGTGCACCGGTGGAGCTTGGAAAATTTCTGAAGCAGACCTGGCCAGTTGCTACCGCACCCAATGCGATCCGCGACTAAATGCCGATCAGGTGTTAGAGCTGGCGTTTTGTGTTTCTGAATGGTTGCGCGCTGGTCGAATTGCTTAA